Genomic DNA from Sporomusaceae bacterium FL31:
CAAAGTCCTTGAGGAAGATGAAGTACTCGATTCTTTCACTGAATAACAAAAAGCAAGCATGAATATTCATGCTTGCTTTTTACTTTGGAAAAAAGAAAAAACCTGGAAGCTCCAGGTTTTTTAATTGATAGCTTATGCTTCGTAGTTCTGTGAATAGGCTTGCTGCAACACAGAATCAGGAAGTTCATTTTCCCAACGTGCAACAACAACAGCTGCTACACAGTTACCGACAACGTTACAGGCTGTACGTGCCATATCAAGAATACGGTCAACGCCTAGGATGATAGCAATACCTTCAACAGGAAGTCCGAATGCTGCCGCTGTACCAGCGATAACAATCAGCGAAGCACCAGGCACTGCAGCAATCCCTTTAGTGGATAACATGAGTGTCAGTACCATAATGAGCTGTTGAGACAGATCAAAAGGAATACCGTATACTTGGGCAATAAAGACAACCGCCAATGCGCTGTAAAGAGTGGAACCGTCTAAGTTAAACGTATAACCAGTAGGTAATACGAAAGTTACAATATGCTTAGGAACACCAAACTTCTCAAGTTTCTCCATGGCAATTGGCAATGCAGCCTCACTTGCAGCAGTGGAGAAGGCAATCATAACCGGTTCTTTAATGGCTCTAAACAGATGGAAGAAGTTAACACGGAAGACAATAGACGCTCCTGTTAATAGCAATGCTATGAATAGAATAAGCGCAAAATACAGTGATCCAATTAATTTAGCTAATGGAATCAGCATGCCAAGACCAAATTTACCCACAGTAAATGCGATCAATGCAAATACCCCAATAGGAGCAAGCTTCATCACATACCAGGTAACTTTAAACATGATTTCAGCAACACTTTTTGAAAGATCAACAACCGGTTTGCCTACAGGCCCCATAGCGGCAGCAGCAACCCCAAAGAAAGTTGAAAACAGAATAATTTGCAGCATGTCACCACGTGACGCAGCATCAACAACGTTTGTTGGTATGATATTTACAATCATTTGCATCATATCGACTGATTTTTTTGCAGCAGTGGTTACTGCGCTTGCATCAGTGGCAACAACATTGACACCTACACCTGGTTGAAGAATATTAACTACAGCCAAACCAACAAATAATGCTAATGTTGTAGCAATTTCAAACCAAATAATTGATTTTGCTCCCAGTCGGCCTAACTTTTTAAAGTCACCCGTTCCGGCGATACCCATAATCAAGGAGCTAAAAACTAATGGTACAACAATCATTTTGATCATACGGATAAACATATCGCCAACTGGCTTTAATGCTACACCGTAGTTAGGAAAAACATAACCAAACACAATACCGAGAATTAGTGCAATGAATATTTGGGTTGAAATGCCCATACCCTTACCTTTTTCCATCTTTTAAAGACCTCCTTTTTATTAATTATTAACGCCTGCCTTGGAGCAATCGGCAATAATTTGTCTAGGCCTAAATATAACGGCTGAAATATAAAAAACTACAGAATAATACTCAAAGTTGTTTTGTATACATTGTACCAGATGCCAAAAAGTCTAAATATTCCCAAAAATCAAGATTATTTCTTCCCAGAATTATGAAATCACTTCTTGTAAAATACAAAAAGCCGCTCCTCCACGAAGCGGCTTTCGGCATTACTCATCAGCTAAGAACAAGATTCCTTCAATAAATTTTTTAACATTTATTTTGCCATGATATTGACTTTTCCCATGGATAAAATTCATTTCTTGTCGAACTTCTTTGAAATCAAATAATGCCGTACTATATAATTGAAACTTTTCGTTATAATAATCATCAACACCCAAATTGGCTAAATTTTGCATGGCCTTAGTAATTGCCCGCCGAACGCGCTGCTCAATGGTTTTAACATCTGTACTTATTTGGGCTGATAACTGCTGATAAACTTCATGCAGCTGATAGGATTTTCCCGGACTATGAACAATTTGATCAATAATATGAGCCATCTGATAAATATTTTTTGCCCCCGCCTCACCAATGATCCCCATATCCGAAAAAGCTTTATATATTTTGGGCTTACGATTCATCTCAAAGCTTGGATTTGCAGGAGCAGCACCACTACCCGCGTATTGAGCAGTTGTTTGAGAAATAATCGAGATAATCTGCTTCAATCTACGACTTTCCTGAACTTTATTAACCACTGAAACAAGCTCAAGGACATTGATTGGTTTATGAATAAAAAATTCAATTCCATTTTCATATGCCTGAGTAATCATTTGTTGACTGCTGCTTTCCGAGATCATAATAAATGAAGCTTGCGTGTGATCACGTAATTTTTTAATTAACTCGACCCCATCCTGCCCTGGCAGTAGTAAATCAACCAATACAATATCAGGTTTTACTTCAAGTATGACTTTCTCGGCAGACAAACCGTCATTACATTCACCAACCAGGTGACCAAGTTCTGATTGTTCGATGATATTTTGCACGATTTTTCGAATACTGATATCATCATCTACGACCACAAATCGAAGCGACAAATGACAACCCCACCCTTTATTGATTCTCTAATGACAAGCTTTGCAATGGTAATGTAATAGTAAATGCACTGTACTCTCCGGGAGTAGAATGAACGTCAATGCCGCCCTGTAAATACTCTGCTAAATTTTTAACATGTGCGAGTCCTAGTCCAGTCGACATTTTGCCAGTAATAGGACAATATTTCGTAGAATACCCAGGCTGGAAAATAAGCTCATAGTCTGACGCCTTAATCCCATTGCCTCTGTCAACTACGACAAATTTAATAAGATCACCACAGCTTATTTGTTCGACTTCAATCACGCAATGATCAGGACAGGCTTCGATGGCATTCGTAATCAAATTATTCAGCATCGAAACAATCAAGTAATGTTTATCTGTCAAAAAATCGTAATCATACCTCATGGTTAATGCAACTTGTTTGCCGGTCTGCTGCGTACTGCGCAGCGTATTTTGTTCGATAATAAAAAAGATTTCAGATAACCTCATCCCTTTTTCAATAGCTGAAGGCTCTAATACTTTTTCAATTCCACTTACGACTCGATAATAATCTTTCTTGACTTCATGAATATCCCGGGCAACTGACAAAGCCTGTCCGGCTTGTTCCTGCACTGTACCGTCAGGATAAGAATGAAGTTTCTGATAAAGCAAATAACTTTGCTCCATAACATTTTCAATATCCTGCGATGACTTCTGTAAATAGTACAATTCGGCCTTTAACTGAGCAATGAGTACAGTAAGTTCAGCATAGCGTGATAAACGATCTTCAGCCAAGGCAAAGTCCCGATACTGTTTAAGCGCGTAATAACCCAAAATGGCAATCACAGAACGTATGACCCCGACTGTTATTATCGTAACTAATAATGTTTCAATATTTTTTGACAGTAGTTCTGATCGAACCCATAATTCAATACAATTACTTAGAATATCAGTAAAACTCATCAGCAGCAACAACATTGGAACCTGCTGCAAGTAAGCACGAATATTAAACGCCCAAAAGCAAGCCCCATATACCAGGTAATACATAATAGCCGGCAGATTATGATGAACAGCAGCATTAAATTCACTAACACCAAAAGGCAGATAGATCATACTCCGCATAAGAAAAACGGCTAATCCGCTTGTAACTGCCGTAGTTAAGATGGGTAGTTTATGAAAATACAACAGCAGCGCTGCTAAAATGGGAACCCCCAACGTAAACCGAAAGTGACTTTGAAAGAATGGATATACAAATACCATTCCGGTTAACGCTACCAGAAACACTATATTGATGATAAGTTTATGCTGCTCATAACATCGTCTCAACAAAGCTGTTCACCTGAGCATAATGCCTCGAGCCGCTACTGTCCCGAGGCATTGCTGTAATTAAATTTATACCAATATATATTATATGTCGAATGTAGGACTAATACAACTGCTATCCATGATTATGACATAGCAGACATAACGAAGATTCACTTTTTAAGAACAAAAAAATATCGCAATACTGCGTATAACCGAGCAGTGGCTCATCAACATTGAATAACTTGAAATAATCGCAATATTCGACCTTCTTTGTGTGAGGAAATTTTTTCGTAAAGGATATATAATAGAACAAAGGCTTGTCTATGCTAATTCACATGGATGAGCACTTTAAATCCTCTGCAGAAGTACCATTGTACCGTATGCAGGGTCATGATTTCTAGTATATGAAGGGGAGTGTTGTACGATGACCGATGTGAAAGATCTTGCCGCAATGCCGCCACTGGATGGACCTTCAGTTAAATTAATCGAAGATGCGATTATTAGCTCTCCCACCAAAACAATTTTGCTGGAAATTAATCAGGCCTTTTATCAACTTTCGCGAGAAGGTCGTTGGTTTAAATTTTCCCAGCTTACGAAGAAAAGAACGATTAAGCGTTCTGCAATTTATGAAACAATCACTGAAATATATAACCAACTGGTTCATGGTAATTCCTGGCGTATTCAATACGTGGGAGCAAATTAAATATAGAAAAACTGTACCTGATATCAATCAGGTACAGTTTTTATTTTACACTGCGGCATAACGCAATAAACTCAGCTAATACTTGGGCGGTAAGACCCCAAATAACCCGCCCTTCATATTGATAAAAAAGAACTTCATAAGTACGCCGCCGTTTCCACTCAGCACTATAATTTGCTACCAATTCGAAAGGAAAATCATCAAGCGGACGATTGCCCATTTCCATATGAGCCTTGATCGGCTCTGCAGTTAAAAGGAATTCCAGAGGTACCGTAAAAACCTCCGCGACCTCATCATCACTTAACTGGTAGTGCTCATGATGGAGAATCCCAATATGCGGCTTTAGAATAACTCCGATAGGACTGACCACTGCTCCCATTTCACCAATGACAGTAATATGCTGCCTGCTAATTCCTAATTCCTCAACAGTTTCCCGAACCGCTGTTGCTTGGGTATTTACATCCTGCTCATCGACACGTCCGCCAGGAAAGCAAACCTCACCAGGCTGCCAGGCCAGCTGACTTGCCCGAACCTCGAACAAGATTGAAAGTTTATTCTGACGCTCGATCAAAGGGATAAGAACTGCTGCCGGAAAAAATCCCATCCCATTGGTTGCCATATCCCCTAATCGCTCGAATAAAGCAGCT
This window encodes:
- the gltT gene encoding proton glutamate symport protein, whose protein sequence is MEKGKGMGISTQIFIALILGIVFGYVFPNYGVALKPVGDMFIRMIKMIVVPLVFSSLIMGIAGTGDFKKLGRLGAKSIIWFEIATTLALFVGLAVVNILQPGVGVNVVATDASAVTTAAKKSVDMMQMIVNIIPTNVVDAASRGDMLQIILFSTFFGVAAAAMGPVGKPVVDLSKSVAEIMFKVTWYVMKLAPIGVFALIAFTVGKFGLGMLIPLAKLIGSLYFALILFIALLLTGASIVFRVNFFHLFRAIKEPVMIAFSTAASEAALPIAMEKLEKFGVPKHIVTFVLPTGYTFNLDGSTLYSALAVVFIAQVYGIPFDLSQQLIMVLTLMLSTKGIAAVPGASLIVIAGTAAAFGLPVEGIAIILGVDRILDMARTACNVVGNCVAAVVVARWENELPDSVLQQAYSQNYEA
- a CDS encoding sensor histidine kinase, coding for MLRRCYEQHKLIINIVFLVALTGMVFVYPFFQSHFRFTLGVPILAALLLYFHKLPILTTAVTSGLAVFLMRSMIYLPFGVSEFNAAVHHNLPAIMYYLVYGACFWAFNIRAYLQQVPMLLLLMSFTDILSNCIELWVRSELLSKNIETLLVTIITVGVIRSVIAILGYYALKQYRDFALAEDRLSRYAELTVLIAQLKAELYYLQKSSQDIENVMEQSYLLYQKLHSYPDGTVQEQAGQALSVARDIHEVKKDYYRVVSGIEKVLEPSAIEKGMRLSEIFFIIEQNTLRSTQQTGKQVALTMRYDYDFLTDKHYLIVSMLNNLITNAIEACPDHCVIEVEQISCGDLIKFVVVDRGNGIKASDYELIFQPGYSTKYCPITGKMSTGLGLAHVKNLAEYLQGGIDVHSTPGEYSAFTITLPLQSLSLENQ
- a CDS encoding coenzyme A pyrophosphatase, whose amino-acid sequence is MGNQFVTKLKAALFERLGDMATNGMGFFPAAVLIPLIERQNKLSILFEVRASQLAWQPGEVCFPGGRVDEQDVNTQATAVRETVEELGISRQHITVIGEMGAVVSPIGVILKPHIGILHHEHYQLSDDEVAEVFTVPLEFLLTAEPIKAHMEMGNRPLDDFPFELVANYSAEWKRRRTYEVLFYQYEGRVIWGLTAQVLAEFIALCRSVK